agttGCAAAAGATAAAGACatctaatgatatttttatgGTGATTAATTCTACTTTGCCTACTTGAGAGACCCAACCAGTTGAGTCTAAAAAAGGAGTTGGGCACTAGATTCTGCATAAGAATTAAAATAGATAGGAAACGGTTAAGCTAGCAAAGACTCAACTCTATTCATAAGTTTAAAATCCCAACttattgtcaattttaaaatatatacataaaaccCGCAAACCAATTATACTTAAGATCTTACGATGTTAGGGTGGTTTTATTGTCATAAacaaaaacctaattttaaaaaagaagcagCCGTGGCGTAGTGGTTAGAGAACATGTCTCTGAATCAAGATATCCGCATTAAATACCAGCTCTGGCTATATTTAGCCATTTTCACTGGCGACATCGGTAAAGGAAAATGGAAAATACATGAACTTCTTACTTAAATCCTCTTTCGGAatgctttgtgataagaccattaggacatcttttaataaatttatcataGAGCATCccgaaaaataataacattaattagtaaaaaaagtataaattttaaatgaaaatagagatttttctaaaacaaacaatttaaaattatttttaagaacgctcgtaatcattaaattaaaatcttagtATAAGTTTTCTGATTATAACAGTATGTATAAAATGTAAGATATTAATATGCAATAATGGTCGTTTAACTATAGAGTCAagttaacttgaaaaaaaatattacaaatatacgTATTAACTCCTTTAACACTCGGCGCgtgtttttcttcttttttttgttttgtttgttttcttttactaaagttttttttacatcagTTGTCTTacaaaatgagattttttaaaatcataattctTAATCAACTATTCTCTCAAATCACTTTTTCCACAATCTTTAACCATCTTTACAAATCAATTATCTCTATATTCTCATTTATGCATATtgctttactttattttttccaatccactctaatttttgtttgtaatattaaaatatcgTGCCGTGCAAATATGTTTTGTCAacatttatctacttttttaaaatcttgatgCTAAATATTGGTTGTCAACTGGATTAGATATCGTTCCATTTGGAAAGGTAACACCCAATGAAAATGAAGTACTATACCCAACATTATTACCATTTTGTGGAATAGTAATCAacatttccaaaaatttttctttgtttttttctatatatattccaggagtttttaaatttctaaattatacaattttataaattttatatttttacataaataacacattttttaaaaaacaacaaaaataaaatgaaagttttattttttattttttttatataactattaaacGGGGGAAAAAATTACTCACGGAGCGCTAAGATACATACGCCTGTCTTGCTTTCCAACCGTCGAAATGTATAACACACAGTAGTAAGCGCaagaaatagtaaaagaatAGGTTCCAGTTTCTGGTGGGACAAAGTAAGCAAACACTTGACCACCCACATTGCTACTTATAGAACTTCCATCATTGAATGTTAACAAACATGCAGAGCTTGCCAACCATGGTTTCTGTTTAAAAGTTGTTTCTTGCATAAAAGCTTGAACTGCAGGTCCATAGTTATACTGTCTACTGTATCTTAGCAACACAACTTTCAGTTCTAAACAATACAAAACTTTGAAGATACAAAACAAGAGTTTTTGTGTCTTATTtccccaggaaaaaaagttctatagagtgtcaataaacttttgaaacatatggcctatagaattctatagaatttttatagaatcaCTGTGAATTTCAATAGAAATTACTACAGTActtttttatctacttttttctatagaaaaaaaaaagttttatatcaaactctatagaaattaatacaCATTTTATGGAacttctatagaaattctatagaatttctataagccatatgtttcaaaagtttatagaaactctatagagctttttttcctgggtcggaaacattaaaataattttgtaaaatttgaaaataaactttttaatgcgTATTTTCAATACTCGTATTAACAACaagcatttttattaaaaattaaaatggcgCATAAATGAACCTTAATTTTAACTTTCAGAACTTTAAGATTATCACGATTTTGATCTTTGACCAACTACTTTTGGATTTTCATATTTACATCAAATTATGACatgaacttttaatttttcaacataCTGGGATTCCGATCAACTGGAAAATCGATCGAATGTATTTTCAATTGACTGATTTTTTGATCGATTTTGATTGTAACAAAATCAAATTCACAGTGTgtcttttaaatacattaaatataaaagtgtaaaatttaaatcttaaaaaagaattttcttttttataaaaaaaaagggccTTCTCAAACCCAAACTCTAAGTTGATAAATGAACATTAAATTGTGCCTATGGCAGCCGATGAATGTACACTCCGATGCGCCTACTtagcataatattttaaaaaacatcaaaatacaaacttttcggttaaaaaaaaatcattaataattagcCGAAAACTAAGTTGTTGGATTTCGGAAAAGTATACCACATACTTTTCCATTATTGACAGAGCTTCCTCTAATAAGTATGAGCTCAAAATCAAGAAAGGTGTCTATATAGAAATggaaaaacctttatttaatacagaaaaaaaatcatgcactattactttaacaatatattttctcaaatatcttactttttattattaattatttaactccttttatataatatttggtaaaatttcttggtaattatttattttataaaaatgtaattaaggcaacaaatgtaaaaactattaaaaattgtttatatacagATATTgtaaccaatttttttattcctgaTGATGTCAAATGTTACTGATAAAACATGTTGTTaagaaagtttataaaaagttgttatttatttgaaaatcataaataaatttgtggTACTtagaccatttttttttatataaatgtgtatgtgtgtgtgtttgtgtgtttCTATGCACACCAATGGTTTCTCATAAAATTTGTCAACCATTTTCTTGTTTATTAAATGACTTCTTTACTTTGTGTTAACTCtaataatttttgtgtaaaatataaataatgtttgcTTTTAGCTTTCTTGGGagtaaatttgtttcaaaaaaaaaaatttcagttacaAAACTCACGTGACAAATTTATCATCTACAATCTACTTCtattttcacatctcccaggtcttCGTAACTGACTTAATTataatcactttagatacaaaagCTGGAGTAAAACAAATGTCAAGCAAAATAGATCAATCtgtttgttggctatatcaggtatagagatgtgaatatatatatatatattattctgattcactcccaacaaggctgcaagcagcTACTGTTAAATTGAGAGTTATTAGGAGAAACGTCGAAAAATAATTTACCTCGCTCACAAAAAGTCCCATCAAAGTTTGAAGAAGCACACGTACAAGTGCTGCTATCGTCATTATAGTTTGGTATACATGTTGAGTTGTTCATGCATAACTCTTTCTCGCAACCTgcgttctataaaaaaatacttttgaaaaaagatttaggAGAGCAATTTGATAACAagttttgtttgttaataaGGGTTAAATTACGTTTAATAAGGTCAATccaatattttacatttaaatatatatatatatatatatatatatatatatatatatatatatatatatatatatatatatatatatatatatatatatatatatatatatatatatatatatatatatatatatatatatatatatataaatggtgTCAAGACAATCTTTCATAGATCCTCTTTAACGATAACATTAATGTCCACATgactttaacaaatataaaataaatcactacttgtgaaaaatattacatttgtaaaaaataaaatctgtgttacagtaaaaatgttaatacctttattcaaaaatttcaagatgaacttatagtttaaaaaagaaaacctttCTGGAAGATATTACTTTATGATGGCAAAAGTAAtatgagtttaaattttatttttctagtaaaaCTCTTACGCCCCCCACCTTTTACCTTAGGTTTATGATAGTGcacttattattattagatctcaaatcacaaaattttattttcatcatctaaaagtttttgctttaagttgaaaagtttaaaaaaaaaatagaattcagAACATTCTGTACGGTTTTatacaagttttcaaaatactCTTGTTCCATTATATTGCATAAGATTCTAAAAAattccatgtttttaaaaaatattttagagaaatTAGATCTGTTTATAGGCATTGTGGAAGATTGATGAAAAACCTTCCATAACATTCTGGAACCATCCAGAATACTTTTAATAGCAAGAATACACTAAATTACATGGCTGACAATTCAGGTTTTGAAGTGGAGGAACACAATcgtttatttctaaaaaatgccctctatatctagaatttattaaaaaaaaaaaagatttgatagataaaaaaaagaaaaggcacTTGCCCCCCTGCCCCTGCGTCGTTGCCCTAAATTATTCCATTTTTCAGAATCTTCCATTTTCTGGAAGATAATGGAAGGTTTTAAAAAGATTCTGAAATCTCTTCAAACCTA
This Hydra vulgaris chromosome 04, alternate assembly HydraT2T_AEP DNA region includes the following protein-coding sequences:
- the LOC136079828 gene encoding uncharacterized protein LOC136079828 — translated: MSLAKFFLRGYISWVLLRLVFSVVCSNNKLCRPALLTSSITTISSYMSANRMPFTLLNCSVLQKTTAKNEQHCLQKCYALSKCFSTNVISNISANTEVECQFLTYQAYSSRDKLVYQANSTHYTILNAGCEKELCMNNSTCIPNYNDDSSTCTCASSNFDGTFCERELKVVLLRYSRQYNYGPAVQAFMQETTFKQKPWLASSACLLTFNDGSSISSNVGGQVFAYFVPPETGTYSFTISCAYYCVLYISTVGKQDRRMYLSAPNLKTPGIYIEKNKEKFLEMLITIPQNGNNVGYSTSFSLGVTFPNGTISNPVDNQYLASRF